The window AGACAACGCCTGCGTCGCAGTCGTGCCGACGAGCGGTCTCGCACACGCGACGGAAGATCGCCTGGTGACCCAAGTGCAGGGCATCGAACTTGCCAAACGTCAATATGGTGGGACGCCCGCCGTGAAGGGGCTCCCAGAATCCATCGACAACCCTCACGCGGTTCCCTCTCCAGCGCCGAGCGTCCCTCGTAGCGCTTCCAGCGGAACGATCCGTCCCAGAGCGTTGTCCGGACACGAGAGGACATCCGAGAGCGGCATGGCGTCCTCGACCCGGAAGGGCCCGCTACGCGTCCGCACGAGCTGGCTCAGATGCGCGCCGCATCCCAGCGCCTTGCCGATGTCGTGCGCCAGGCTGCGGATGTAGGTTCCACGAGAGCACACGACCCGGATGCGCACGTCGGGCAGCGCCACACTCAGCACCTCAAGCTCGGAGATGCGCACAGTACGCGGCGGACGGTCGACCACCTCGCCGCGCCGCGCGAGCTTGTAGAGCGGCTGCCCATCCCGCTTGAGAGCCGAGTACATCGGCGGAACCTGTTCGATGTCGCCGCGAAATGGTTCCATCGCCCGGTCGATCTCGACAGCCGACAGGTCCGGCACATCAGAGCGACCCGTGACTTCCCCGGCGGCATCGTACGTGTCCGTCTCGACGCCGAGCGTCAGTGTCGCGACGTACTCCTTGTCGTGGCTCTGGAGCGCCTCGAAAAGCCGCGTCGCCTTTCCGATGCAGACGAGCAGCACGCCCGTGGCGTCCGGGTCGAGGGTTCCGGCGTGCCCCGCCTTCCGAGCGCCGAGGGCGCGCTTGACGCGGGTGACAGCCGTCTGCGAGGTGATCTTGGGGGGCTTGTCCAAGTTCAGGACGCCGTCGATCGGTTCAGCCATTCGCTCGTTCGATCTCCGTAGCCAGGGCGGCAATGGCGCGCCGTTCCGCCTCGTCCATAGGCGGATCCAGCGTGCACCCGGCCGCGTATTCGTGTCCGCCGCCTCCCAGCGAAGCCGCAACGCCGTTGACGCGAACGGCTCCGCGAGCCCGGAAACTCACTTTGATCTTTCCGCTGGGAAGCTCGCCGAAGAACGCCGCCGCGACCACTCC of the Candidatus Poribacteria bacterium genome contains:
- the truB gene encoding tRNA pseudouridine(55) synthase TruB encodes the protein MAEPIDGVLNLDKPPKITSQTAVTRVKRALGARKAGHAGTLDPDATGVLLVCIGKATRLFEALQSHDKEYVATLTLGVETDTYDAAGEVTGRSDVPDLSAVEIDRAMEPFRGDIEQVPPMYSALKRDGQPLYKLARRGEVVDRPPRTVRISELEVLSVALPDVRIRVVCSRGTYIRSLAHDIGKALGCGAHLSQLVRTRSGPFRVEDAMPLSDVLSCPDNALGRIVPLEALRGTLGAGEGTA